CTGACGCGTCCGGAAGATACTACGCCAACGGGGCCTCCGAAGGAATCCCCCACACTGGAACCTCCGAAGGAGCTTCCTACTGAGCTGACTCCCCCGAAGGAACCTCCCACACCGGTGCCTCCGAAAGAGCTTCCACCTCCGATGAAACCTCCAGCGCTTCCGCCGTGGCCTTCAATAACACCTCCGGAGTAGCCACCTGCAGGGAGCACACCGTGTCCAACGAGGTGACCTGCGTCAACTCTGCCTCCGCCGAAGCCACCatggcctccgcctcctccgatgAAGCTACCTCCCCCAacacctgctcttcctcctccaataAAATTGCCTCCTACGAAACCTCCTTGTCCTCCGGAGATGGCGCCTCCAACAGCTCCACCTCCAAAGCTTCCACCACGGGAAGCATAGCTTCCATCAGTCACAGCTCCACACACCACTCCCAGCAGGACAGCCGCCTTTACCTACAAGATGGTAGGGATATTGTATTTGCgtgcatatataagaatatgtttaATTTCACACCCATGATACTGTATAGTTAAAGAGtgtaaaagaaataacaagaccAGTAACAATAAAGCTACTGTTAGTATCATTCAGTAACGGTACTACATGTAGTAAATCAAAAAGGAGATTAACTAATTTTACAAGATTTTCTCTCGACAACGTTGCAtttaaataaagtgaaaaacaaacaaacaaaaaaacactcataGTTACAATGTTTATTGTAACTATCTGTACACACAGTAGTTTACGT
The Penaeus monodon isolate SGIC_2016 unplaced genomic scaffold, NSTDA_Pmon_1 PmonScaffold_11028, whole genome shotgun sequence genome window above contains:
- the LOC119568833 gene encoding acanthoscurrin-2-like, which translates into the protein MPGPLVKAAVLLGVVCGAVTDGSYASRGGSFGGGAVGGAISGGQGGFVGGNFIGGGRAGVGGGSFIGGGGGHGGFGGGRVDAGHLVGHGVLPAGGYSGGVIEGHGGSAGGFIGGGSSFGGTGVGGSFGGVSSVGSSFGGSSVGDSFGGPVGVVSSGRVSGRYGR